The following are encoded together in the Zingiber officinale cultivar Zhangliang chromosome 8A, Zo_v1.1, whole genome shotgun sequence genome:
- the LOC122008878 gene encoding squamosa promoter-binding-like protein 15 — protein sequence MEGEIGAQVAPSIFLHHHHQAIHDARLLAKKRELPWKNPIFDHIQSLESQHQLMGSSQSNSGGNWNPNMWDWDSVRFTATPAPDAADLLCLGSQPSSSAAAVTDLANKGSEWSKNSKSSRSLEDDNGELALKLGGGGNLVEEPAGVRPGKKARSGSPGSSNNYPMCQVDDCRTDLSSAKDYHRRHKVCEMHSKTAKALVGNQMQRFCQQCSRFHPLSEFDEGKRSCRRRLAGHNRRRRKTQPEDNSSKLLLPKNQENTTNGNLDIVKLLAMLTPLKGSYHDTPTGISPLPDKDHLLQFISKLSTSISGDSSERAIAPGGFDLNICQDGSLASLEKSIKAAEEKNALSTASDMLAVLSAALAASVPPVPASLSRGSSESSGNHKAKVQNAEPSLHNKPTNLYASVALTSKGIISQSPTDVPNQMAQQLHQSLPLQLFGPSDDDNSPAEGFSIKYLSSESSNPMEDRSPSTSPPVTKKLFPLNSTFEGVKNTGRSHYREENTNVESSSTCGPSATLDLFQNFERTADHVAYKSTCSDHSPSSSNSDAQDRTGRIIFKLFGKDPSSFPDALRAQVLNWLSNSPLEMEGYIRPGCVVLSIYLSMPSIAWEDLEDDLLQRVTSLIQCSETEFWQNARFLIRTNRQLVSHKDGKIRISKTWRAWSAPEVTSISPVCVVAGKETSLLLKGRNLTVPGTKIHCTYRGKYMSKEILCSTYPGTIYDDSCVESFDFPGGFQEQFGRCFIEVENGFKGNSFPVIIANADICQELRALEADFQEVGNSPQCTTKQDVLHFLNELGWLFQRTHASSGLLFSDFSVSRLKYLLTFSVERDWCTLLRTLLDILVQRSLKDDTLRHESFELLSEVHLLNRAVKRKCRKMVDLLIHYCAVHGNDATKVYLFLPDMAGPGGITPLHMAASMEDSVDMVDVLTNDPQEIGLKCWNSVLDDNHQSPYMYAMSKNNISYNNLVARKLADRANGQVTISFECEISTVGESRRHGSQVLASGSCAQCAMTRNMWLRRTHRTGLLQRPYVPSMLAIAAVCVCVCLFFRVLPQLGSVDPFRWENLNFGPQ from the exons ATGGAGGGAGAGATCGGAGCGCAGGTTGCTCCTTCCATCTTCTTGCACCACCATCACCAGGCCATCCATGACGCGCGGCTTCTTGCGAAAAAGCGAGAGCTTCCTTGGAAAAATCCCATCTTTGATCATATCCAATCCCTGGAGAGCCAGCACCAGTTGATGGGCTCTTCTCAGTCCAATTCCGGTGGCAATTGGAACCCTAATATGTGGGATTGGGATAGCGTGAGGTTCACCGCTACCCCCGCGCCGGATGCTGCGGACCTACTCTGTCTGGGATCGCAGCCTTCTtcttcagctgctgctgtgactGACCTGGCGAACAAAGGTAGCGAGTGGtcgaaaaattcaaaatccaGCAGGAGTTTGGAAGATGATAATGGGGAACTAGCGCTGAAGCTAGGAGGCGGAGGTAATTTGGTGGAGGAGCCAGCAGGGGTTAGGCCTGGCAAGAAGGCGAGGTCAGGCTCGCCAGGGAGTAGTAACAATTACCCGATGTGTCAGGTGGATGATTGTCGCACCGATCTGTCGAGCGCCAAAGATTATCATAGGCGCCACAAGGTGTGCGAGATGCACAGCAAGACCGCCAAGGCCCTCGTTGGAAACCAGATGCAGAGGTTCTGCCAACAATGTAGTAG ATTTCATCCTCTTTCTGAGTTTGATGAGGGTAAGAGAAGTTGTAGAAGGCGACTTGCAGGACATAATCGGCGCAGAAGGAAGACTCAACCAGAGGACAATTCTTCTAAGCTATTGCTACCAAAAAACCAAGAAAATACGACAAATGGGAACCTGGATATTGTGAAATTGTTGGCTATGTTAACTCCCTTAAAAG GTAGTTATCATGATACACCAACTGGTATTTCTCCTCTACCTGATAAAGACCACCTGCTACAGTTTATCAGTAAATTAAGCACTTCAATTAGTGGAGACTCTTCTGAAAGAGCTATTGCACCTGGTGGTTTTGATTTGAATATATGTCAAGATGGATCTCTAGCTTCCCTTGAGAAATCAATAAAGGCAGCTGAGGAGAAAAATGCACTATCCACTGCAAGCGACATGTTGGCAGTTCTTTCTGCAGCATTGGCGGCATCCGTTCCTCCTGTCCCTGCATCTCTTTCACGTGGGAGCAGTGAAAGTAGTGGCAATCATAAGGCCAAAGTACAAAATGCAGAGCCCTCTTTGCATAATAAGCCAACCAATCTGTATGCTTCAGTTGCCTTGACAAGCAAAGGTATCATCAGTCAATCTCCTACGGATGTTCCTAATCAGATGGCTCAGCAACTTCACCAGAGTTTGCCTTTGCAACTTTTTGGACCTTCTGATGATGACAATTCTCCAGCAGAGGGATTTTCAATTAAGTATTTATCCTCAGAAAGTAGCAACCCTATGGAAGACAGGTCACCTTCAACTTCACCGCCTGTTACGAAAAAATTATTTCCTCTGAATTCGACTTTCGAAGGGGTGAAAAATACAGGGAGATCACATTACAGGGAAGAAAATACAAATGTTGAATCAAGCAGCACTTGTGGTCCAAGTGCAACGCTTGATCTTTTTCAGAATTTTGAAAGAACAGCAGATCATGTTGCCTATAAATCAACTTGCTCAGATCACTCTCCATCAAGTTCCAATTCTGATGCTCAG GATCGCACTGGGCGAATAATTTTCAAACTCTTTGGCAAGGATCCTAGTAGCTTTCCTGATGCTCTTCGTGCTCAG GTACTTAATTGGCTCTCAAACAGCCCTTTGGAGATGGAGGGTTACATCCGGCCTGGTTGTGTTGTCCTGTCAATATACTTATCGATGCCATCAATAGCATGGGAAGAT CTTGAAGATGATCTTCTTCAGCGTGTCACTTCTCTTATTCAATGTTCTGAAACTGAGTTCTGGCAAAATGCGAGGTTCTTAATTCGTACAAATAGACAGCTGGTGTCACACAAGGATG GGAAGATCCGCATATCTAAGACTTGGAGGGCATGGAGTGCTCCTGAAGTGACTTCAATATCACCTGTTTGTGTTGTAGCTGGGAAGGAAACTTCCCTTCTTCTTAAAGGTCGCAATTTGACTGTTCCAGGCACCAA gattcaTTGCACATATAGAGGTAAATACATGTCGAAAGAAATTCTTTGCTCCACATACCCAGGCACTATATATGATGATTCATGTGTGGAGAGCTTTGATTTTCCTGGAGGATTTCAAGAGCAGTTCGGTCGATGTTTCATTGAG gttgaaaatggttttaaaggaaACAGCTTTCCTGTCATTATTGCCAATGCCGATATCTGCCAGGAATTGAGAGCCCTCGAAGCAGATTTTCAGGAAGTTGGTAACAGTCCACAGTGCACAACAAAGCAGGATGTTCTCCACTTCCTAAATGAGCTTGGTTGGCTGTTTCAGAGGACACATGCATCATCTGGCCTGTTGTTTTCTGATTTCTCAGTTTCACGGCTGAAGTACCTCTTGACATTTTCGGTGGAACGAGATTGGTGCACTCTTCTTCGTACTCTTCTGGATATTCTTGTGCAAAGAAGCTTAAAGGATGACACTTTAAGACACGAGTCATTCGAACTGCTTTCAGAAGTTCATCTGTTGAACAGAGCAGTTAAGAGAAAGTGCCGGAAAATGGTAGATCTTCTGATCCATTATTGTGCAGTTCATGGAAATGATGCAACGAAGGTGTATCTTTTCCTGCCAGACATGGCTGGACCTGGCGGCATTACCCCATTGCATATGGCTGCTAGTATGGAGGATTCGGTCGACATGGTTGATGTTCTCACTAACGATCCACAAGAG ATTGGTTTGAAGTGCTGGAATTCGGTACTCGATGACAATCATCAGTCCCCCTACATGTACGCAATGTCGAAGAACAATATATCTTATAACAATCTGGTGGCCAGGAAGCTCGCTGACAGGGCAAATGGACAAGTGACAATATCATTTGAATGCGAGATCTCGACCGTGGGAGAATCAAGAAGGCATGGCTCCCAAGTTTTAGCGTCGGGATCTTGTGCTCAATGTGCCATGACGAGGAACATGTGGCTTAGACGAACACATCGAACGGGGCTGCTTCAACGGCCTTATGTTCCCTCAATGCTCGCAATCGCTGCCGTGTGTGTTTGTGTCTGCTTATTTTTCCGAGTCCTGCCACAGCTTGGGAGTGTAGATCCATTCAGGTGGGAAAATCTCAACTTTGGCCCACAGTAG
- the LOC122008879 gene encoding probable receptor-like protein kinase At4g39110 has protein sequence MNCFFGLLWVIASAMSMAADAATFAPADNFLLDCGAASVAAMPDGRVFKTDSQSAQFLSASDDVRASAASVSGGVPSPLYLSARIFRDEATYGFTLARPGWHWIRLHFFPLENPSFNLSEAVFSVSTEELVLLHSFSVGDPTEWVLKEYLVNATDPRLTLHFSPLRNSVAFVNGIEVVSAPDALLPNSASAIAPVGATVDLSLQAFQVAYRINVGGPLITSANDTLGRSWQPDASFLQSPTGKNVSVSPGIIKYPEGVTPLIAPNSVYATAVEMADAEVANANFNVTWRFSVDPSFAYLLRLHFCDIVSKSLNDLYFNVYVNSQMAISGLDLSTLTGELASPYYKDIVLNASVAADQITVQIGPMKEPAGRVDALLNGVEILKLSNSVGSLDGEFGVDGSKADDGGGGTKSTVVAVGFAMMFGAFVGLGAMVVKWRKRPQDWERRGSFSSWLLPVHTGNTSFTASKGYGYGYSTHKSSAFTFSSTMGMGLGRYLSLAELQTATKNFDNNAVIGVGGFGNVYIGELEDGTKVAVKRGNPQSEQGINEFQTEIQMLSKLRHRHLVSLIGYCDENSEMILVYEYMANGPFRDHLYGNGLPPLSWKQRLEICIGAARGLHYLHTGTAQGIIHRDVKTTNILLDDAFVAKVSDFGLSKDAPGMNQTHVSTAVKGSFGYLDPEYFRCQQLTDKSDVYSFGVVLLEALCARPALDPMLPREQVNLAEWALQWKRKGLIEKIIDSNIAGTINEDSLNKFVEAAEKCLENYGVDRPSMGDVLWNLEYSLQMQEANPPEAAVQKQQAAPPPREDKEASGTSATPAMAAPSTNQSFENSSTAMANELFEQFAGMKGR, from the exons ATGAATTGCTTCTTCGGGCTCCTCTGGGTCATCGCCTCGGCGATGTCGATGGCCGCCGATGCGGCAACGTTCGCCCCCGCCGACAATTTTCTGTTGGACTGCGGCGCCGCTTCCGTCGCCGCGATGCCGGACGGCCGCGTGTTCAAGACCGATTCGCAGTCGGCCCAGTTTCTCTCTGCCAGCGACGACGTCCGCGCCTCCGCCGCCTCCGTCTCCGGCGGCGTCCCCTCCCCGCTTTACCTGTCCGCCAGGATCTTCAGAGATGAAGCCACCTACGGCTTCACCCTCGCCCGCCCCGGCTGGCACTGGATTCGCCTCCACTTCTTCCCTCTCGAAAACCCTAGCTTCAACCTCAGCGAGGCGGTCTTCTCCGTCTCCACCGAAGAACTGGTTCTGCTCCACAGCTTCTCCGTCGGCGATCCCACGGAGTGGGTCctcaaggagtaccttgtcaacgCCACGGACCCGCGTCTAACCCTTCACTTCTCGCCTCTTCGTAACTCCGTCGCCTTCGTCAATGGCATCGAGGTCGTTTCCGCTCCGGACGCGCTCCTCCCCAACTCTGCCTCCGCCATTGCGCCCGTCGGAGCGACCGTGGATCTCTCTCTCCAAGCCTTTCAG GTGGCGTACCGGATCAACGTCGGCGGGCCGCTCATCACCTCCGCCAACGACACCCTCGGACGCTCCTGGCAGCCTGACGCGTCCTTTCTCCAGTCGCCTACCGGGAAGAACGTCTCCGTTTCCCCGGGGATCATCAAGTACCCGGAAGGAGTCACGCCGCTCATCGCGCCCAACTCAGTCTACGCCACCGCCGTCGAAATGGCGGATGCGGAAGTGGCCAACGCCAATTTCAACGTGACGTGGCGCTTCTCCGTCGACCCCAGCTTCGCCTACCTCCTCCGGCTCCACTTCTGCGACATCGTCAGCAAGTCCCTCAACGACCTCTACTTCAATGTCTACGTCAACAGCCAGATGGCCATCTCCGGCCTCGACCTCTCCACCCTCACCGGCGAGCTCGCTTCCCCTTACTACAAAGACATCGTACTCAATGCCTCCGTGGCGGCGGACCAGATCACAGTCCAAATCGGCCCGATGAAGGAACCCGCCGGCCGAGTCGACGCGCTGCTCAACGGCGTGGAGATTTTGAAGTTGAGTAACTCGGTGGGGAGCCTCGACGGCGAGTTTGGAGTCGACGGGTCCAAAGCCGACGACGGAGGCGGCGGCACGAAGAGCACGGTGGTGGCGGTGGGATTCGCGATGATGTTCGGCGCGTTCGTCGGCCTCGGCGCTATGGTGGTGAAGTGGCGGAAGCGGCCGCAGGATTGGGAGAGACGTGGCAGCTTCTCGTCGTGGCTCCTGCCGGTGCACACCGGGAACACGAGCTTCACGGCGAGCAAAGGTTACGGCTACGGGTACAGCACGCACAAGAGCAGCGCCTTCACCTTCTCCTCCACCATGGGGATGGGCCTCGGCCGCTACCTCTCCCTGGCGGAGCTCCAAACAGCGACTAAGAACTTCGACAACAACGCGGTCATTGGCGTCGGTGGCTTCGGGAACGTGTACATCGGCGAGCTTGAGGACGGCACGAAGGTGGCGGTGAAGCGCGGAAACCCGCAGTCGGAGCAGGGGATCAACGAGTTCCAAACGGAGATCCAAATGCTGTCCAAGCTCCGGCACCGGCACTTGGTCTCGCTCATCGGCTACTGCGACGAGAACTCGGAGATGATCCTGGTGTACGAGTACATGGCCAACGGACCCTTCAGGGACCATCTCTACGGCAATGGCCTGCCTCCCCTGTCTTGGAAACAGAGGTTGGAGATCTGCATCGGGGCCGCACGTGGGCTGCACTACCTCCACACCGGCACGGCGCAGGGGATCATCCACCGGGACGTGAAGACCACCAACATCCTCCTAGACGACGCTTTCGTGGCCAAGGTGTCGGACTTCGGGTTGTCGAAGGACGCGCCGGGGATGAACCAGACGCACGTCAGCACGGCGGTGAAGGGCAGCTTCGGGTACCTCGACCCGGAGTACTTCCGGTGCCAGCAGCTGACGGACAAGTCGGACGTGTACTCGTTCGGGGTGGTGCTGCTTGAGGCGCTCTGCGCGCGGCCGGCACTAGACCCCATGCTGCCGCGGGAGCAGGTCAACCTGGCGGAGTGGGCGCTGCAGTGGAAGCGGAAGGGGCTGATTGAAAAAATCATCGACTCCAACATCGCCGGAACCATCAACGAGGACTCGCTCAACAAGTTCGTGGAGGCAGCGGAGAAGTGCCTGGAGAATTACGGCGTCGACCGGCCGTCCATGGGAGACGTGCTCTGGAACCTGGAATACTCGCTCCAGATGCAGGAGGCGAACCCTCCGGAGGCCGCCGTGCAGAAGCAGCAGGCGGCGCCGCCACCGAGGGAGGATAAGGAGGCGTCCGGCACGAGCGCGACCCCGGCGATGGCGGCGCCGAGCACCAACCAGTCTTTCGAGAACTCGAGCACGGCCATGGCGAACGAGCTGTTCGAACAGTTCGCCGGAATGAAAGGAAGGTGA